Part of the Nostoc sp. ATCC 53789 genome, TCATTACGAACCAAACCCACGGGTAAGGTCAGTGCCAGTTCACCACGCCCAGCTTTGCTCAGAATCCCGGCACTTAAGCGGGAACGAATCGTATACAACTCTACTTCTGAGATTTGTCCTTTGAGTCCCAGCAATAATCGACCATTGGCACTACTTGGATCATAAACCCCATCTCTGTCAGCAATCAAACAACCTCTGTAACCGCACAAGTCCAGCAGGGGATACCAGTCTGAGCAATTACGTGACAGGCGAGTAACATCATAAGAGAGGATAATACCTACTAATCCCAGGGTTACTTGGGCCAACAATTCTTTAAAGCCTGGTCGTTGCTCTGCACTTGCTGCGGTGATTCCTAAATCACTGTCAATTACTTCAATGTTATTATCCGACCAACCCAGTTCTATAGCTCGCTGGCGCAGAGCGTATTGCAGACGCAGGCTCTCCTGGTTGCTGATTAATTGATGTGGGGTAGACTGACGAATGTAGATTATCGCTTTGCGGTTCAGGTGTTGGAGTGTTACTAGTTCTGAGGTACTCATAAATTACCTCCTGGAAGACCGTTTGCAGTTCATCTGTGATTACTTCTTGGAGTGCTGGGGTGAGGCGTTCCCAGATTTCACGGGGTGGGATTGACATAAAACCTCACATTGTTTAACTAACGTGACCAACTCGGCCACACTCTCTAATGTGAGCTTAGTACATAAATACTGCTTTGGGAGAGCTAGTTGGGTTACAGATATTGGAATGCGTAAGCGCATATGACCTTGATAGGCTACTACCACATGACCCTCACCACTTGGTGGGTTTGAGATGGATATCACTGCAAACCTTCTTCCAAAGAGTGGGTGCATCACATCAGTCACTTCGATTTGGGTTAAATCTTCTGATGGGTTCTTGAGATGGGCATTAAGTAATGGGTTCGTTCGACAGGATTAATCACTCAGCAATAATGGACGAACTCATCGCCCCCAAAGGCTTAAAACTCGGTATTTTCCGATGCCTCAAGGCAGGAGTCAACCCAGAATTTCCTGAACAAGGAACCCCACAAGGGGGGGTGGTCAGCCCATTACTAGCTAATATTGCGCTCAACGGAATTGAGAGTATCCACAGATACCACGCTCAATATAAAGAGGGTAAAAGGATCACACCTAAAACATCGGCAGAAAAAATTGCCGAGCCATCAATCCGATACGCGGATGACATGGTTATTATACTCCGACCCGAAGATAATGCGATAGAGATACTTGAAAGAATCAGCGAGTTCCTCCGCAAACGCGGAATGAATGTAAGTCAAAAGAAAACCAAAATTACCGCCGCAACAGATGGGTTTGATTTCCTCGGCTGGCACTTCAAAGTCCAGAAAAACGGAAAGTTCAGAAGCATCCCATCAGTGGATAACTTCAAAGCGTTCCGTAAGAAAGTAAAACACATCGTCAACAACTCGAATTATGGTTCTACCACAAAGGCTGAGAAATTAGCCCCAGTAGTTAGAGGTTGGAAAAATTACCATAAGTTCTGCAAGATGGACGGGTCTAGAAACTCGTTATACCACATCCAAAAAAGAGCTTACACGGTATTCAACAAGGAAACCAAGCAAAACCGCTACACTAGCAAGAAATTACTAGACAAAGCACTTCCGAAGGTTCCCTACTCCGAAGGTAGCCACGTCATGGTCAAAGGAATCAAATCCCCCTATGACGGGGATACAGCCTATTGGAGTGAACGTAACAGTAAACTCTATGACGGCGAAACCTCTAAAACTCTTAAGAAGCAAAACCATAAATGTGCATCCTGCGGTTTTAAATTCATTGACGAGGAACGGGTTCCCCTGCATCACATTGATGGAAATCACGCCAACTGGAAGAAAAATAATCTTGAAGCGATTCACGAGAGTTGCCACGATTACAAGCACATGAGCAAAAGCGCAAGCTGAGAACATCGGAAGCTGGGTGCGGTGAAAGTCGCACGCCCAGATTTAACAGAGAGGTGCCCCGGATAATACCGGGCATCGACTCTACCAAAAAAAGGTTGTTTAAAAATAGCGATTGATTTAAATTTAATTTGTTATTATGGTAAGCAAACATCAGAGGAATTAGAGTACATATATCGAAGTCAAGCAAAATCCGGTACTCATTCATTTTACGCCTATGCAACTTTAGTTTTAGTAGCTTTTTGAGCAACAGAGGTTCTTACACTTCGTTGAATAAACTGAATTCTAACGCCCTAACAGAAATTTTTCCTAAGTTAGTAAATTCATAAGCCGGAGGGATTAGATACACGTTTTTGCGGAACATAAAGGCTTTGAGTAGCCCCGGAGTAACTAAAACTGCTGTAATTCATGTGTAACAAGCATTTCGGTAGGTATTGAGTTCAAGCTAGAGATTTTGTGAGAAGATGACCATCCAAAACCAGGCTAAGTTGCCCATTGGCAAGAATGCTAGTTCCTTGGATATAAGCAGGAACTGGGATTGCTTCCCCCAGAGGATGGATCGCAGCAGATTGCTTGCCGATTATGTAATCTACTTCTAAAGCACATCGTTTGTCTAAGTAACGAAATACTAATAAAGGCTTATCCTGCTTGAAAGCATTTAGTGTATCTGTGCTGTAAGTAGTAACTGAGGTGGGAAGCTGGTTAGGACAAATCAGCACATCAGTCAATAAGTGGATAGGGACGAGCATGTCTGTTGTTAGATGCTCATCAGCACAACCAAGGAAGCCACTGGATCTGCCAGAAGACTGTAATAATAACATCCGTCCCGCTTGAGTTTGGATAATTTGTTCGGACTGGGATAAACAAATCTGCTCTACAGAATCGGCAATAAATGCATAGACTCTGGAGTTAGCTTGACAGACGATAAGTTGAGCAATTTTTTGATCGAGGGGAATTTGGAGCGAGAAGGCTGTACCATGTCCAGCTTTAGACTTCAATACTATTCTTCCCTGAATAGCTGTTAATTGCTTGCAAACTTCAGTTAATTCTACTCCTAACTCTAAGGCAGCACGATCGCATAAAACAGATGAAACCTCTGGTTCAATTACCAGTTCTTGTAAGATATCCCCTGGTTTTGTCAGAGCGAGTCCTTGGGCTAAAGCTTGTTGATAGATTTGAGATAAGTTAAGCCCTGCGCCATCATCACAGCCATCAATAATCAGTTGATTTCCTTGCTGGTAAACTTGAATTTCGATGATACCGTTGCTATTTTTACCAAGGTGTTGGCGTGTTTGGGAAGACTCAATACTTTGATCTAGTAAATAGCAACTTATATGTAACAGGAGAGCATGGAGGCGATCGCTAAATGCCCGATCGACTTGGATATCGCTAATTTGTAAATGTAGTCTAGCAGACTTATATTGTAGAGCTTGTAACTGAGACCAAAGCCGATGTAAAGGTTCTAACGCTACTTTTAAAGGAATAGTTGTAACTTTTTTGACTAAATTGGAAGACTGGTTAAGTAACTTTTCCTGCTGTATGAGTTCTTGTTGGAGTTGATGATGATTTTTATTAAGGGAATAAACAGTTGATGCCACTTGAGACGCTTCAGCCAAAACAGATTGAAGAGTACCGTATAATTGCTGAGAGCGAGAAGCCGCTAGAGGAGAAAGGGTATCTGAAATTGCTGCTAAACGCCCTGACCATTCCTGTAGGTTATCGAGCAGATGTTGTAATCGTTTAACTTGTCGGAGCAACTGCCCGATGGTGTGTTGCTGTTGTTCTTCCTGACAAGCTTGCTGATTATAGTTAATTAATAATGTTGCAATTAGCGCGTTTAGTTGTTCGAGATGCTTAAGATTGATGGGTGTAGCGGCTGGAATACTTGTTGCAAGAATGGTAGAAATGGATTCTTGCAAAGAGAGTGGATGGCGATCGCTCAAAGATTTAACTAGGGATGCTTCAGATATTTCATTAGGCAGGGAAAAATCCCCCAACCAAGCATGAAAATCTTCTTCCCCATACTCCTCCGGGTTTGCTAGTTCCCCTACCTTGATGGGAAACTGCTCGGTATCTACGCGAACAAGGCTGCCAGACTGGGGGCTAGTTAGTTCTCTGTCAAGAATTTCTTTGTCTTTAACCATAAATTGCTCTGGTAGAGCCGCAGAAGATTCTACCTCGGCCAAGCGATCGCCAAACTGAATAACTGGTTGATGTTCGTGCGGTTGCTCTACCGATGTCTCAAGGTTTGTTTCCTGAGAATTGCCAAACTCTGCTTGTAGACGAGCAACAATGGCAGACATCCGCTCCAGAATTTCTACTTCGTCAATTTGCGAGGCTGTTAAAAATGCCATCAACAGCATCTGTAGGCAATCTAATCCTTCTGACAACAGGGAGGCGATGGGGGCGTTGACAGTTGCCCGATACTGATGCAGAAGCTGAAAAATCTCTTCTAGTGCAGCCGCAACTATGGCAATGGCATCTAGCTCGGCTGCTATGGCAATCGAATGCAGAGAGCGAGCAGCTTCCATGAGAGCCAAAGCTGTACCAGGGTTACTGTCTTTCGTATAGTTAGGCAACTCCTGCTCCAAGAACAGTAACAGATCGATCGCTTCTTCTAGAAAGCGATCGTCGTTCTGCGGTTGGGGGACAAAATCGGTACTCATGAAAACAACTCTCAGTTTCTATGGGTTTGTGACAATTCTATAGACTTCTTGCAGAAGTCGGGAAAAGGGTAAAGGGGAAGGGGGAAAGGGAAAGGTTCTGTATTTTGCCTTTCCCCTTTAACCTTTACCCTTTTCCCACCTCTTGCAAAAAGCACTTTTGCAAGAGGTCTTATGGCTTCGACATTGATTTGAGGGTACAAGCAGCGATGTCGGCGATCGCTTTAAATTGCTCGTGGATTCGCGCGATTGACTCCAGCCCCGCACTGATTTGGCGATCGCACGGTTCGATAGCAGAAGTAACGTCTGCTGCTGCCACCTGGAGTTCTTGGAACCATTCCTCTATATTTAGCGTGCTGTCGCGGGCTTGACGGGCGAGAATTTCCACTTGTTCGGCAGCAGCTAACAAACCTTGTTCCTGGTCGTTAGCTTTTGTGGCTTCGATGGCTGTATTCAAGGATAAAACCTGAATTTTGGTACTCAAGCCTTCCACAAGATGAACAAAGCCAGAAGCTTGCTGACAAAATTCACCAAGGTATTGCAGCTGTTTATTAGTAATAGCAACAGTATCTTGAATGGACATTAAATGCTCGTTGGCAAGCTCGGCGATTCTGGCACATTCTTGTACAGTCTGGCTCACCTGCTGTAATGGCACTAGAAACTGTGAGCGATCGAGGGATTCAAGTTGTTGAGCAGGTGGAGCTACTATTTCAGCCCAGCGCAAGTTAATTGTCAACATCATTCCTACTTGTTGTAGCAAACTGCGCTCTGCTTCCTGCCATTGTCGGGGTTGAAGGCAATGATGAATAACTAAAAAACCCCAAGGCTGTTGTTTGACAATCAAGGGCAAACACAGGCTAGCTTGCACCTGAAAGCGTTGCCAAAATTGCTGTTGGCGTGGAGTTAATTCCAATACTTCAGTTAGGTTGCCCTGCGAGTTTTGTCCGTCGCCAACCCCGGTAGCAACAAACAAATTTATCGGTAGGGATTGGTTGAGCAAGGATGTCCAACCCGCTTGTATAGCTTCAGCGATCGCTCGACTGCGATTATCTTCCTCAAAACGATAAATCAGAACGCGATCGGCGTTGAGAACATCTCGCAGGGCGGTGACTGTAACCTCCAAAAGTTCAGCTTGACCCTTTGTCTGCTGCATTTGCCGATCGATGGCCGCAAGTTGTTCTCGCTGAAGCTGAAAAGCCCCTCGAACATTTTGATCGTTGTCACTGGGCGAATCCTTAGCCAAAGCTTGGATAAAAGCTTCGATTTGACTTACCTTCTGCTGCAATTGAGCGACCTTTGGCCCCTTAGCAGATTGAAAGACTGCTTTGATTAGAGCCACATTAGCCAAAATTTCTTCTATCTGGATTTCATTTTCAACAGGCTGGGTTTCAGAATTAGGGTCTAAAGTTGCGATCGTCACGGAAAACTCCTTGGCAGCATCAAGTTAAATCAGTGGGTTTGCCATTGCAATGTCTGGGCGATCGCTCTGGTGTCTAAAATCCAGCGATCGCCTGGCAGAATACCTCGAACAAAATTTAGCAGTTTGTTTGGGGAAAGGTCAGTTGGTGCCGATTGTGCTTGCTGTAAATCCTGCCACTCTACATCGTAGACATGAGCCACCAAAAACCCGATTACCTGATTTTGCAGTTCGATAACCAGAACCATTGGCTTTTCTGGTCGTGACTGCCGCTTCAAAAGTGGCGCATAACCAAGCAAATGTTCCAAGTCAACCAGTCGCAGCATCTGTCCTTGCCAATTATAGAAACCTAAAATCCAACTTGGTAAGGCCGGGGCTGGAGAAATTTCTTGGCTAGCGAGATGAATAATGTCCTGTATTGAGTCAAATGGTAGCAATCCACTTCCTTGATTCCCCAAGGAAAAACGCAGAAATCTTTGCCGTTGTTCGCCTGATGTCAGCCCAGGAGCCAAGGTTGGGGTTGTTCCGGGCAACCCCAACTTATCAGCCAATATCTGGCTCATACCAAAAAGAAGTACTTTGAGTGGTTCCTCGTTTGGTGCTACAGGCAAAACAGCCATGTGGCTCACACAGCTTAACTCCGCTACTTGCCGATAAGACCACGGCACCGGACGCACTGCTTCTAAAGGAATATCGATTAAGGCAGGGGGCTTGTCCACAGGAATGCCACAAATTTCCCCAGTCCGCGTTTGAGTCAGAAGTAAGAAGCGCCCTGAAGTGTCAACCGCAGAGGGAACTTGATGCGCCTGTTGGCCTTGTACTTGCTGAATGAACTTCTGACGCAAGTCCACAATCGTAATGGTTTGCGCTCCCAGATCGACCATCCCGATACCACTTTCAACCGTACTGCGAATAGGGGGACAAGCCATCACCTTGAGAACTGCACCAACTGGCAGGGCAAATAAATAGTCTGCGATCGCAAAAACAACGACTCGTAATGAGTCGCGCTCGCTCACAGCGCCAGATAATCGCTTAAACGGAAAGGGAGTGTTAAGCATAGGAAGGGGAAGGGGGAAAGGGTAAAGGGGAAGGGGAAAAGGGTAAAGGGGAAGGGGGGAAGGGGAAGGGGAAAGGGTGCAAGCCCCTAAACTTTATTTATGAAAGGGAAAAAGATTCAATTCCAGACTATTGCGCGAGAATTGAGGCATCCTTACTTCAAGCCTCTAACTTTAGTTATGGGGTTCCCTTTCCCCTTTCCCCTTTAACCTTTTCCCTGTCCGAAGGGCATTGACTGATTTATAGATTGAATTTGATTAGATAGCATACGGCTCAACTCTATAGCTTGATTAGAA contains:
- a CDS encoding chemotaxis protein CheW; amino-acid sequence: MSTDFVPQPQNDDRFLEEAIDLLLFLEQELPNYTKDSNPGTALALMEAARSLHSIAIAAELDAIAIVAAALEEIFQLLHQYRATVNAPIASLLSEGLDCLQMLLMAFLTASQIDEVEILERMSAIVARLQAEFGNSQETNLETSVEQPHEHQPVIQFGDRLAEVESSAALPEQFMVKDKEILDRELTSPQSGSLVRVDTEQFPIKVGELANPEEYGEEDFHAWLGDFSLPNEISEASLVKSLSDRHPLSLQESISTILATSIPAATPINLKHLEQLNALIATLLINYNQQACQEEQQQHTIGQLLRQVKRLQHLLDNLQEWSGRLAAISDTLSPLAASRSQQLYGTLQSVLAEASQVASTVYSLNKNHHQLQQELIQQEKLLNQSSNLVKKVTTIPLKVALEPLHRLWSQLQALQYKSARLHLQISDIQVDRAFSDRLHALLLHISCYLLDQSIESSQTRQHLGKNSNGIIEIQVYQQGNQLIIDGCDDGAGLNLSQIYQQALAQGLALTKPGDILQELVIEPEVSSVLCDRAALELGVELTEVCKQLTAIQGRIVLKSKAGHGTAFSLQIPLDQKIAQLIVCQANSRVYAFIADSVEQICLSQSEQIIQTQAGRMLLLQSSGRSSGFLGCADEHLTTDMLVPIHLLTDVLICPNQLPTSVTTYSTDTLNAFKQDKPLLVFRYLDKRCALEVDYIIGKQSAAIHPLGEAIPVPAYIQGTSILANGQLSLVLDGHLLTKSLA
- a CDS encoding GAF domain-containing protein; its protein translation is MTIATLDPNSETQPVENEIQIEEILANVALIKAVFQSAKGPKVAQLQQKVSQIEAFIQALAKDSPSDNDQNVRGAFQLQREQLAAIDRQMQQTKGQAELLEVTVTALRDVLNADRVLIYRFEEDNRSRAIAEAIQAGWTSLLNQSLPINLFVATGVGDGQNSQGNLTEVLELTPRQQQFWQRFQVQASLCLPLIVKQQPWGFLVIHHCLQPRQWQEAERSLLQQVGMMLTINLRWAEIVAPPAQQLESLDRSQFLVPLQQVSQTVQECARIAELANEHLMSIQDTVAITNKQLQYLGEFCQQASGFVHLVEGLSTKIQVLSLNTAIEATKANDQEQGLLAAAEQVEILARQARDSTLNIEEWFQELQVAAADVTSAIEPCDRQISAGLESIARIHEQFKAIADIAACTLKSMSKP
- a CDS encoding chemotaxis protein CheW, which produces MSERDSLRVVVFAIADYLFALPVGAVLKVMACPPIRSTVESGIGMVDLGAQTITIVDLRQKFIQQVQGQQAHQVPSAVDTSGRFLLLTQTRTGEICGIPVDKPPALIDIPLEAVRPVPWSYRQVAELSCVSHMAVLPVAPNEEPLKVLLFGMSQILADKLGLPGTTPTLAPGLTSGEQRQRFLRFSLGNQGSGLLPFDSIQDIIHLASQEISPAPALPSWILGFYNWQGQMLRLVDLEHLLGYAPLLKRQSRPEKPMVLVIELQNQVIGFLVAHVYDVEWQDLQQAQSAPTDLSPNKLLNFVRGILPGDRWILDTRAIAQTLQWQTH